The window TCGCCAGCGGGTCGTAGGCACGAATGGCCCGCACCCCGCGCGACAACAGCGCCCCGACCACGCCCAACGCCGCCGAGTCGCGCATATCGTTGGTGCGCTTCTTGAACGACAGACCGAGCACAGCCACCGTCTTCTGATTGAAGTTGAAGTGGGCCTCGTGGATGGCGCGGTCGATCAGATACGTCTTCTGATACTCATTGATGTTGTAGACCGCTTGCAAGATGTCGGTCTTGCGCCCGGCGCGGTTGAGTTGGTAGATGAGCGACTGAATATCCTTGCCGAAGCAACTGCCGCCGGCCCCATTGCTGACGTAGGAACCCCAGGTGCTGATGCGGGCGTCGGCCGTCACGCCGACCTTCAGATCTTCCATGCGGATATTGGGCATGGCCTCGGCCAGCCGCGCCCCCACGCCGTTCCAGAACGAGATGTAGGTCAGCAGCAGCGTATTGCTGACGTACTTGATGGCCTCGGCCGTCTCCGGCGTCGTCTCCAGATAGCGAATGCGCACGTGGTTGACGAATTGGGAGTAGAGGCGGCGCAGGATTTGCATGTCTTCGGCCGTGTCCGCGCCGATGACGATCCGGTCCGGCCGCCGCGACCCCTCGACCGCGTTGCCCTGGGCCAAAAACTCAGGGTTCGAGGCGACGCCGAAGTTCTCCACGCCGTGCTCGCGCATCACCGACTCCAATAGGCGGGCGGTGCCGATGGGCACGGTGCTCTTGTTCACCAGCACGACGCGCTGCTGGTTTTGGCGTTGGCCCAGCAAGCCGCCCAGATGGTGGATGGCGTCCAGGTAGTAGGACATATCGGTCGAGCCGTCGCGATTGGGCGGCGTGTTGATGCACAGGAAGAACACGTCCGTCCCTTCCACGATGCCGTTGATGTCGGTCGTGAAGAAAAGATAGCGCCCCAGGTTCTCGGCTACGATGTCGGCCAGGCCCGGCTCATTGACATAACGCTCAATACTGTCGGCGTCACCGCTCTGGTAGGCGGCGATGCGCGTGGCATCGATGTCGTAGGCATGCACCTCATGCCCATATTCGGATAGAACGGCGGCGTGGGGCAGGCCCACGTACCCGGTGCCGATCACGATGATTTTCATTTGCAAAGCTCCTTACACCAACGTCTGCACAGATGAGGTCGCCCGCGACAAGCAAGGGCAGCCCTCAACGAATATTCTAACGTTCCCGGCCGGGCCAACCAACCCCCTAAGACGGGCGATCGGCCGCTGTTTGCCCGGCGTTTGCCCGCCGCGCGCTCGTCCGCCCGGCAGTCAGGTCTTCCAGCGCCACCCCGGCCACCCGCCGGCCGATCTCCACGGCATAGTTCGTGCCGCGATCCCAGGGATAGACCTGGCTCATGCTGGCGAAATAGAGGCCGGGGATGGGCGTCCGCAGGTCGGGGATGTTGCGCGAATGGTTCAGCAGCGGCACCGGCTGGGCATAGCGCGCCCGGAATAGCCAGCTACGGCGCACCCACTCCGGCCGGAAGTCCGGGTTGATGCGCTGGAGATAGCCGACGAACAGCGTTTCCAGTTCGGCCTGGCTCATCGTCAGATAAGGGTGCTCCGGCGTCACGTAGTCGCCGCAATAGATGATGTGGTCGCCGCCGTAATGGGCGCGGTCGATGTAGTTGGTATGCTCCACCAGGGCCAGAAAGGGCACGCCCCCGGCCTTGTCGGGCGAGGTGGCGGGAATGTTGAGCCAATAGGTGCCGCTCTCGGCCATGAGCGATTGGGTTAGGGCCAGCGTCATCACCACCGCGCCCATGCTCTTCAGTTCCAGCAGCTTGGCCAGGTAGTCGCCGGCCAGCGCCGGGGCCATGCGGGCCAGCAGGCCGGGCGACGTGGTGACGATGGCTGTATCGTATTCTTCGACTGTCCCACCCGCCTGCACCGTCACGCCGCCGCCCTGGGCCGGGCTGATGGCCTCAACCGGGCAGCCGAGCCGGATGTCGCCGCCCAACTCGCGCACGACTTCGGTCAGGCGGTCGATGAAGGCCTGGAAGCCGCCCTCGAAGTAGCCCAGCCGCGGGCTGCGCACGTGGAGGCGCGCCCACATCCAGGCCATGTTCACGTCCTGATAGTGGGGGCCAAATTTGCCGATGAGCAACGGCCGCCAGACCATCTCGTAGATTTTGTCGCCATAGGCCCGCCGCAGCCATACGTCGGCCGTGTGCTGCTCCAGTTGCCGCCACGGCTTGGTGAAGCGCAAATAGGCGCTGACCGTGCCGAAGCGGGCCACGTCCACCATGTTGAAGCCGGGAAAGGTGATCCAGCGCCGGGGCGAATCGAAGGGGACGATGCGATCCTGATAGATGACCGAGGTGACGGGCCGGGGGAAGAACAGTTTGTCCTTCAGGCCGATCTCTTCCACCAGACCGATGATGGCCCGGTCGGAGGTGAACAGGTGATGGTAGAACTTCTCCAGCGGCCACTCCCAGCGTTCATCGCGAAAGCCGGTCGCCAGGCCGCCGGTGCGGTCGTCCCCTTCCAGCAGCGTTACCGCGTGCCCGGCGCGGAGCAGGTCATAGGCGGCCGACAGGCCGGCTATCCCGGCCCCCACAAGTGCAATTTTCACGCGTGTACCTTCTTGTTGTCAGTGGCGGGCGTGGCCTCATCGGCCGCCCCATTTTGCTCCGGCTCGGACAGGCCACCGCCGGCCGCCGCCCGGCCAATGTCGGCCCAGCGCAACTGGATGCGCACCATGTAGTAGATGCCCAACAGGGTGATGGGCAGCCACAGCGCGGCGTGGAGGGTCAGCGTATAAGCCGCCGCCACGGCCGGATCGACGCCATAGAGCGACAGCACGGCGATGCCCGGCCCATCGAACGTGCCGATGTAGCCGGGGGCCGAGGGCAGAGTCGTCGCCAGATTGACCACGCCGTTCATCAGCATCAGGGCGAAGAACGACACGTTGAAGTCAAAGGCGCGCATGACGAACCAATACTTCACCGTCTCCAGCAGCCAGATGACGACCGAGGTCAGAAAGATCATCAGCAGGCCCCGGCCGCTGCGCAACGCCGCCAGCCCGTCAATGAAGCGGCGGGCGAAACTGAGCACTGGGGCGCGCAACCGGGCCGGCACCAGCCGGGCGGTGAACCATTCGGTCAGCCGCAGAAAGCGCTGCGGCACGGCGGCCACGGCGAAGAA is drawn from Candidatus Promineifilum breve and contains these coding sequences:
- a CDS encoding lysylphosphatidylglycerol synthase transmembrane domain-containing protein, coding for MKSNYLRLFIGVLISAVFIWLALRGLHLPDVWAGLRSAEYAWLIPSIAVYFVAVWARTWRWDYLLRPMKRIPLRRLFPVVVIGYMGNNVYPFRAGELLRAFVLRQQEDVSMSSSLATIVVERVFDGLVMLLFVFVALPFAPLPSETIRLVVVIGSAVFLGALIVFFAVAAVPQRFLRLTEWFTARLVPARLRAPVLSFARRFIDGLAALRSGRGLLMIFLTSVVIWLLETVKYWFVMRAFDFNVSFFALMLMNGVVNLATTLPSAPGYIGTFDGPGIAVLSLYGVDPAVAAAYTLTLHAALWLPITLLGIYYMVRIQLRWADIGRAAAGGGLSEPEQNGAADEATPATDNKKVHA
- a CDS encoding UDP-glucose dehydrogenase family protein gives rise to the protein MKIIVIGTGYVGLPHAAVLSEYGHEVHAYDIDATRIAAYQSGDADSIERYVNEPGLADIVAENLGRYLFFTTDINGIVEGTDVFFLCINTPPNRDGSTDMSYYLDAIHHLGGLLGQRQNQQRVVLVNKSTVPIGTARLLESVMREHGVENFGVASNPEFLAQGNAVEGSRRPDRIVIGADTAEDMQILRRLYSQFVNHVRIRYLETTPETAEAIKYVSNTLLLTYISFWNGVGARLAEAMPNIRMEDLKVGVTADARISTWGSYVSNGAGGSCFGKDIQSLIYQLNRAGRKTDILQAVYNINEYQKTYLIDRAIHEAHFNFNQKTVAVLGLSFKKRTNDMRDSAALGVVGALLSRGVRAIRAYDPLAMDEARRSWFNPDKNHLFERISYHETAVEAIDGTDALYISTDWEEFRGLARTIQATARPPYLVMDGRRMLPDFDMLVSAGYDYLPVGGPLLHGWPASDAPYRENGSTAAPIAELRHVPA
- a CDS encoding NAD(P)/FAD-dependent oxidoreductase, translated to MKIALVGAGIAGLSAAYDLLRAGHAVTLLEGDDRTGGLATGFRDERWEWPLEKFYHHLFTSDRAIIGLVEEIGLKDKLFFPRPVTSVIYQDRIVPFDSPRRWITFPGFNMVDVARFGTVSAYLRFTKPWRQLEQHTADVWLRRAYGDKIYEMVWRPLLIGKFGPHYQDVNMAWMWARLHVRSPRLGYFEGGFQAFIDRLTEVVRELGGDIRLGCPVEAISPAQGGGVTVQAGGTVEEYDTAIVTTSPGLLARMAPALAGDYLAKLLELKSMGAVVMTLALTQSLMAESGTYWLNIPATSPDKAGGVPFLALVEHTNYIDRAHYGGDHIIYCGDYVTPEHPYLTMSQAELETLFVGYLQRINPDFRPEWVRRSWLFRARYAQPVPLLNHSRNIPDLRTPIPGLYFASMSQVYPWDRGTNYAVEIGRRVAGVALEDLTAGRTSARRANAGQTAADRPS